In Takifugu flavidus isolate HTHZ2018 chromosome 1, ASM371156v2, whole genome shotgun sequence, the DNA window ACAGAGGCGCGTCAACAATCTGCTGCTAGCATGACTCCTTTGATCGACAGGACGTACAGTTACCAATGATTTCAATGTCTTCAGTAACGTGGAGCTCAGCCGACTGCCACAGACGACTCTGCCAACAAGGAAAAGGACCAGAGAACAGAAGGCCCCCACCAGGGCGCACGCCACGTACACTGAAGAACACAAAAAACCTCCATCATTTGATGCTGTCACGTGGTAAATTATTTTTGCTTGTTTCAAAtttgaaatgtgacatttttgacTTGAAACGTTAGCGCCATCAAATGCTAGGTGGCCGAGAGCATGTTATGATTCATGACATCGTTATAACATCCTTTTAACTGCTAAAAGGCTGCAGACTGGAGCAGAGAAGCTAGCCGCTTGCTAAGCTAACCTACATGTGGTGGCGTGCTGAGGACGGCTGGTGAAGGCGCAGTGAGGTTCACTGGCCACAGACGTGGACTTGAAGAAGGATTTCATGGAGACGGTGACACAGTACTCCACACCTGGCTGCAGGTAGGTGACGACCATGTTGTCTTGGTAACGAAGGTTCAGACTGAACTGCAACATTACAGGCATGCTAAGAACATTAGCACAAACAATGTGTAGAATTCTAAAATAAAAGATTAGAATTTCCAAACATTTCCCCCCCTAACGTATGAATCTTCTTTCATTTGATGATTCTCATCTCATAAAAAGTCTAAATCTGTGTCATTGTTAGCATCCTAGTGTTAGCATCCTAGTGTTAGCATCCTAGTGATCTCTGAATCAAATGGAAACAGTTTTCCTGCCCAATTTGACACTGGTGTAAAGTCTTTGATGGACACCCGACGGGCTGGTTTAGCACGATATGAATCCAGCTGAGGAACATCTACACATCGCCATCAAAGCTGTTATGACTCAACTTTTCTGGAACACatgccaaaggtcaaaggtcacggcggACGCCATCGGCCTTTGGTCGTACCTGCGCGCCGTCCCTGGACCGTCTCACCACCACGACGAGCTCTCGGTAGAAGCCGATCATCTTTCGGAGCCTCCAGTCGCTGGAAGTGttgaactgcagcagcagacagttCCCACAGCCGGACACGGACACGTCAGGAGGTCCCAGCACGGCTTTGGGGTGACAGACCAACAAAAATAGCCGAGTTAGCCTAGCCAAAAATAGCTTGAGCTAAGCTATTCCATCCAAGCTGCAGATAAGAGGGGTCTACACACacgaccacacacacattctgtttAATCTGGGCTCTCActgtcagtcagaggctggAACCACTTGGACACCGTCCAACGAGACGTCAGGTTGGACACGAAGCCCCGAACGCGGGCTTGGTACTGGTCGAATGGGTCCTCGAAGGCTCGGGTCAGGTTACACGTGCGGCCGGCCTTCAGCCGTGAACAACCGGCCACTGGGGTCCAGAGCCGCTTCCTCCTGAGACAGGAAACAAACAGCTCAACACCTGAGACTCAAGTCACCTGAATCCCCCTGAGTCAGGAAATGAGAAGCCTTCCTGGAGGCCCAGAGGAAGATGGCGAGACAGACGAAGACACAAGAGCTGATCGGTCGAGTGTTTCCAATCCCACCTTGGGTGGAGGGTTTCCACGGCGAATCGGCAGCTGGGCGGAGTCAGCGGGCCAGGCAGGAAGCTGAGCGTGTGCTCCATGTTGAAGGAAGTGATGGAGAGGTTGGTGGGTGCGGGAAGGGACACGCCAGCCGCtgaagatgacgatgatgaagatgattgaCTGGAAATGCTTGAATCTCGCTTTATGCCACATTTCCCAACCAGGCAGGATTTACTCGTTAAGAACAAATGCGCTAATGAGTGGCGTGATGTTAGCCTGCTTTTCAACACATTCGAGTTGTGCGCTAACGCTACTAGCGTCGGAGTCAGTGAGGCGTTTGATTTCTCTCGATGCTAACCTCCTGAAATCTAAATCTGATCGGTTACCAAGATGTTTTGGTCTTTTAGTTTTCCAGATTTTACTTGATATTTAGTTTGAatctttaaatgtttaaagatcAGTTCCTCTATCTTTTTCAACATATACCAGTCTTTATCAGGAAATCATTCTTTTCAAAACGTGACCAGCTGACTAGTTCCTTTCTCTGGTGCAATAAACGGGCACGAATTGGTCGCTCAGCTCTCCGCCTTCCTAAACCCCTGGGAGGTTTAGCGCTCCCAGACTTCCGTTATTATTACTGGGCCTGTAACATCAATAATCTTCTTCACTGGAACACTGGTAAAGCTGTATCTGAATGCCCACAATGGGCCCTGCTTGAAATTTCCTCCTCATGTTTTTGCCTCTGGTCTGTAGTATGGTCCCAACTACCACTGTTAGTTAAACAGGTCAGCCCCAATCCAATTGTAACCAACACACTGATGATTTGGAACCAGTTTAGAAAAACTTTTGGCCTCCACACCCAATCAAGTTTATCCCCTATATTTCGTAACCACCTTTTCGTCCCCTCATGCTCTGATCTTGCCTTTCGTACCTGGTCTGAGAGGGGCCTAGCAACACTTAATGACCTTTTTAttaatggtgtttttgcttcatttaccGATTTGGCAGCAAAGTTTAAATTACCAAACTCTCACCTCTTTCGTTTTTTTCAAATAAGACATTTTGTGAAATCTTGTTTTCCCCAGTTTCCCAACGGACCCCCGAACTCTCTTATTGACCAATTCTTAACCCTTAACACCAGGAAGAAAGGACTCATAGGGATCACATACAAGCAAATTTATACTCTGTCTCCCCATCAACTGACTTCGCTAAGAGTCGCTTGGGGCCAGGACCTTGGAGCTCCCTTGCATGATGAGCAATGggaaaagatattaaaaaatatcCACTCGTCCTCTATTTGTGCGAGGCATAGCCTTCTACAATGTAAAATTTTGCATAGAGCCTATCTCACTAATGCCAAGCTGGCCAAAATCTATCCTGACAGAACAGATTCATGCAACAGATGTGGGCAAGCCCCTGCCGATCTCGTTCATATGCTTTTGTCGTGCCCTAAATTATCTGAATTCTGGACAGCAATATTTGAAACAATTAGTAAAATAACAGGTCAAACCATCCTGTTCGAACCCCTTGCTGCCCTCTTTGGATTATACTCGCCACACACTGTGCCTAAGTCCACAAATAAGATCATTGCATTCACTACATTGCTTGCCCAAAGacttattcttttaaaatggtcCCACGTTTCCCCCCCAACCCATAATAAATGGATTCAGGATGTGCTGCAATGTCTTACACTGGAGAAAATGAGGTTCTCCCTCAAAGGGTCCCTGAGCAGTTTTTATAAGATATGGCAGCCCTTCATCACGCACATCGACTCTCTGACCATTGTAGCAGAACCTGACAgagccccaaccccccccctccccattaattttatttaatttatttaaccaTTTACTTTTGAACAGTCTCGTAtgtggttttccttcattttcacctttatcattttgttatttatttttctatatatggGTATGTATATGtgcgtctgtgtatgtgtgtatacatatacatatatatatatatatatttttttttttttttactattgaAAATTTGTTATACTGCTATACCAATGTTTTTGATTCCCTATCtgtgaaaaacatcaataaagaaagTTTGTATAAATGTTTGAAGAGCTCAACGTTTATGACCGACGTTTATGATCTTTTTGTGATCACTCCCAGGCTTCCCTGCTGAACTGTCTGGGGGGCGCACAGGGCagttttcaacattttaaatatgaatttctttttaaatgttgatttcAGGCATTTGGCTGtatgttgtcatggtgacagttATGGTCTAAATGATATGTGACAACATGTGACAACATTATAATCTGGCAGCTTCAGTCTTTGATCGCTATCCTGTTTCTACCTGCTGAACTTTGCCGCCGCCACCGAACATTCGAGCTACGTTTCTAccgagaagctgcagctgctccgacGTTACTGCGGCAGCACTCACGCTCTTCACACGTTCACCATCCACCACTTAAAGCACCAAAAGACATTCTGACACACCAGGAGATCCTTTTGATCATCAACCACTTGGTGCATCTTTACACAGGTTTTTACAAGCTAATCTTCacactgtaaacacaaacacacacagaggtctTTACCAAGCTGGAGGTGCAGCAGGATCATCCACATGTTGCctcactgagcagcagctggagtcGCACTGATGGAGGGTTCAGTGAGTTTCTGTTTCCACCGAAGTCCCGCCCCCCTCCTGTCAGTCACACATCACTCCAAACAAGGTGATGAAATGTATCGCAAAGTTTTTATTACAAAAAAGTCACCAGTTTTATGTAAAGCACACGTTTTATGGCATAACTgtagaaaaaaacatcttcctatgataaaaatgttaataacaCCGAGCTGCTACAGAATGAAGCTAATGTGGTTGTGGAGTCATCACAGAGGACACAGCTGTGCTCAGGGCtgtggttaccatggtgacggaACCTCACACCTGTTAGAGCCAACACGCTAAAACGGTAACGTTTTCATTAGAGAAATTGGCTCTTCTCGGAGAAACGCCCCCTGGAGGCCAAATGTGAGGTCAGGAAATGCAGACGGTCgcttaaaaacaaaggaaatcacAGACAAACGTGACGTGAGCGCACATCTACTGAGCGATTGTCCTTCTTCTTCGTGCAGAAGCTACTTACACGCAGGTGCTACCAAGAGGCATAAATATTTGTCTTTCTAAGACTTTGTCCTGAAAGTTAATAAAACACAGAACAGGTTTTGAAACGTACCACATTGTTTGAGGTCTGACGACGAGGTGAGtgatatttaaattaaaacactgGGAATGTTTCAGGGAGCTACTGcagtggcgccccctgctggtgcgGCTGTCAGTCATGTGATTCCCTCTAAAAAGTGAATTTATTTCTGTCCCGTTTTGTCCCCGCGAGCGTGTAAACGTGGGAATACCGACGCTAGCGGCTCACATTTGTTATTCCGCGCTCCGATTTTGTTCTGACCTCCTCTGGGGAGGGACGGCAGGGTGCCGCTGTGCCgcaggacaggtgaggaggcagcaggtgctACACGAAGGCGTGCAGGTCACGGACGGGGGGGCGGCAGACATATTCAGACCCCCCCTCAGGCCACAACGTCCCAGTGGGAGCAGGCGGGTCCGAGGTGACCTGGTCCTCTGAGGAGCAGAAGACCAGCTTGTCCTCTGGCTGCGTCCCAAACATTAGCGTGAGGAGGTTGACATCCAGActgccccctctctcctcctcctcttcctcctcctcctgagccgCTCCTTCACTCACACTTTCTGTAGGAGTCTGGGAGCagctgggaggagctgcagaggtcagacCTCCTGCAGGAGGCCGAGGAGGCGTctggcaggaggagctgcttgaTGGTTCtctggctggagctgcaggagcggaggaggaggaggaggaggaggaggaggaggaggagtggaggagcatGCATCCATCCCGCAGGGCGTAGCCTCCCCCGCCGCTCCCCCCGCTGCTCCCCACGCTGCTCCCCCCGCTGCTCCCCATCATCTCCTCGCTCATCTCCTCCAACGGTGTCTGCTGGGACCCTGCAGGAGGCGCCACGACGTCTACGGTCAGGAGGGCGACCACAAGAGGGGCGTGGAAGACCAGGCCGCCATCGGCGTGATGGAGGgatgtctgaggaggaagaaggttcGATCAACTCGTCCGAACATTTCAATCAAAAGACCGACGAGGGAAAGTCAGTCGCACACTCTCAGGGCGAATTCGCCCGTTTCGTCTTCAGCGCCGGTCAAAAAGGAAACGAGCCGCTGTTCTCGTCCTTTTCCCTccagcgacctttgacctttgttgaATCTGCTCTG includes these proteins:
- the LOC130537351 gene encoding interferon alpha/beta receptor 2-like isoform X2; translated protein: MWMILLHLQLAAGVSLPAPTNLSITSFNMEHTLSFLPGPLTPPSCRFAVETLHPRRKRLWTPVAGCSRLKAGRTCNLTRAFEDPFDQYQARVRGFVSNLTSRWTVSKWFQPLTDTVLGPPDVSVSGCGNCLLLQFNTSSDWRLRKMIGFYRELVVVVRRSRDGAQFSLNLRYQDNMVVTYLQPGVEYCVTVSMKSFFKSTSVASEPHCAFTSRPQHATTLYVACALVGAFCSLVLFLVGRVVCGSRLSSTLLKTLKSLVTMLFQPGGQDHGHVSPELWGHSSTMQRNPHTSNHSVSDDSCVNKLKLKVPLPGLK
- the LOC130537351 gene encoding interferon alpha/beta receptor 2-like isoform X1, whose protein sequence is MWMILLHLQLAAGVSLPAPTNLSITSFNMEHTLSFLPGPLTPPSCRFAVETLHPRRKRLWTPVAGCSRLKAGRTCNLTRAFEDPFDQYQARVRGFVSNLTSRWTVSKWFQPLTDTVLGPPDVSVSGCGNCLLLQFNTSSDWRLRKMIGFYRELVVVVRRSRDGAQFSLNLRYQDNMVVTYLQPGVEYCVTVSMKSFFKSTSVASEPHCAFTSRPQHATTLYVACALVGAFCSLVLFLVGRVVCGSRLSSTLLKTLKSLVTQMLFQPGGQDHGHVSPELWGHSSTMQRNPHTSNHSVSDDSCVNKLKLKVPLPGLK
- the LOC130537351 gene encoding interferon alpha/beta receptor 2-like isoform X4 yields the protein MWMILLHLQLAAGVSLPAPTNLSITSFNMEHTLSFLPGPLTPPSCRFAVETLHPRRKRLWTPVAGCSRLKAGRTCNLTRAFEDPFDQYQARVRGFVSNLTSRWTVSKWFQPLTDTVLGPPDVSVSGCGNCLLLQFNTSSDWRLRKMIGFYRELVVVVRRSRDGAQFSLNLRYQDNMVVTYLQPGVEYCVTVSMKSFFKSTSVASEPHCAFTSRPQHATTLYVACALVGAFCSLVLFLVGRVVCGSRLSSTLLKTLKSLMLFQPGGQDHGHVSPELWGHSSTMQRNPHTSNHSVSDDSCVNKLKLKVPLPGLK
- the LOC130537351 gene encoding interferon alpha/beta receptor 2-like isoform X3; the protein is MWMILLHLQLAAGVSLPAPTNLSITSFNMEHTLSFLPGPLTPPSCRFAVETLHPRRKRLWTPVAGCSRLKAGRTCNLTRAFEDPFDQYQARVRGFVSNLTSRWTVSKWFQPLTDTVLGPPDVSVSGCGNCLLLQFNTSSDWRLRKMIGFYRELVVVVRRSRDGAQFSLNLRYQDNMVVTYLQPGVEYCVTVSMKSFFKSTSVASEPHCAFTSRPQHATTLYVACALVGAFCSLVLFLVGRVVCGSRLSSTLLKTLKSLQMLFQPGGQDHGHVSPELWGHSSTMQRNPHTSNHSVSDDSCVNKLKLKVPLPGLK